The following nucleotide sequence is from Nitratidesulfovibrio termitidis HI1.
CGGTGGATGTAGTCCGCGTAGCGCAGGTTGACGAGGTTCTTCCACTTTTCCGTGGTGGCCAGGTTGTCCACGATGATGATGTCGTCGATGCCCATGCGGTTCAGCTTCCAGACCATGGCGCTGCCGATGAACCCTGCGCCGCCGGTGACGATGTACATTTCAGGCTCCTTTGCGAAGGCTGCCCGGCAGATGCGCCGGGCGTGCGGCATGATGCCGCGATGCGGGCCGCAGGGCAAGGGGGCGACGGGAGGATGGTCGCACTACCGGCACCAGCGTGCCTTGTAACCATGGAGGCGGGTTTAGACGGGTAGCACCACCAGTTCCGGGCCGTTGGCCGTCATGCGCACGGCCACGCCGTACATGACCGCCGTGGCCGCAAGGGTACGCCCCAGCAGGAAGTCCAGTTCTTCCATGGCCACCCCGGCCCGCTCGCGCACGATGGACCGGAAGGCGAAATCGAAGCGCACGGCTTCCAGAAACGCGTCCACGGCGTGAGCGACCTCGTCCGGCGCCGCCGTATCGTCCGCCCCTTCGGGCAGGGGCATCGGGTGCGCCATGCCGGGGTTGCGGGCGCGCAACTGGTCCGCCGCGCGCCGCAGGGTCGCACCCACGGGGGCCAGCACAGCGTAGCCGCAGCGTTCCTCGTACGCGGCCAGAATGTCTGCCCACGGCACGCCGGGGTCGGCGCAGCCTGCGAGAACCTGACCCTTGGAATCGGCCTGGCTTGCCGAATCCGCCCGGCTTGCCGAATCCGCCTGACCTGTCGAATCTGCCTGTCGGGCCCTTCCGGTGCGTTCCTCCACACCTTCCGCCCATGCCGTCAGCACGTCCAGCCGGGTCACCCGGTCCACGGCGTGCAGGGTCTGGATGGCCCAGGTATCGCGGCACAGCAGGGCGCGACACTCGGCGGGACGGTGCGCGTAGACGCCGCAACGGCTGTCGGCCTGATTCAGGAACAGGCAGGACCAGTCGCCGTCCCGCGCTGCCATGCGCGGGCGCAGCTTCACCAGTTCGCGCTCCAGCGGGCGCAGGTCGCCGCTCAACTCACGGGCCAGTTCACCCGCGCGCAGCGTAAGGCAATGTTCCGGAGCCAGATGCCCGGCCCGGAACAGGGCAAGGTCTTCCGTGTGCAGGGCAGGGCCGCCTTTGCGGCAGCAAGTGCCGCAGCCCCGGCAGTCCACGTTGGCGGCGTCATCCTGCGGGGCCAGGGCGGGCATGTCGTGTTCGTTGTGCATCCGGATTCCGTGAGGGATGAAAAGCGTTGGGAGCAAGCCAGTTGTGCGCGGTCAAGTCGAGCGCAGCGTTCGGGAAGCTGCGCACGGGCGGCGGAATGAAGGCCGGAGAGCTGGCGAGGTGGGAGCCGCCTGCGCGGCGTCGGGTTGGCAACGCCAAGGTCGTGGCCCCGTGCAGCCCATGCCCGAATTCACGCCGGAACGTCGCCGCGCACACCCCGGACTGCCCGGACCACACGCACATGAAAACGGCAGGTGTCGTCCTGCCAGCCCACGAAGCCCATGGACGCGCTGACGAACCACCCCGCCGTGAACGCCTTGCGGTCCGCCGTCCACAGCGGGTCGGGGGTCGGGTCCAGCACGGGGGGCACGCAGTGCCCACCCCCTTCCGGCGGCGGGGCCAGCAGGGTGCAGACCTCGTCCACGGTGGGCAGCCGCCAGTCGTCGAACCCGGCGAAGCGCGCCGCGTTCAGACCGGTCACGTGGGCGCAGGCCTCGGCCAGGGTCAGCCCCCATTCGCTGCCACCGCGCTGCCACAGCAGCCCCGTAGCCGGTTGGTACGCCACCAGCGCGGCAAGATCAATCGGGCTGGCGGGGAGATTGGCGGGGGCGGGGGAAACAAGAAGGCCAGCCGCGCCGCGCTCGGCGGGGGAACCGGCAGGAGCGGCGCCAGCGGCAGCCTCCGCCGCCACGGGTTCCCGCACGGGAAGACCCGGCAGCAGTCCACAAGTTGGGCCGCCGGTGCGACCTGCACCCGATTGAGGAGGTGACGGCGCGAACACCCCGGTGGGCCGCCACAGTTCGTCCAGCCCGAACAGGGCGCGGGCGTTGCGGGGCATGACCTTTACCGGAGTGGACCTGACGGGGGCGGACCTGACGGCAGCAATCTGGCCGGGCACGATGGAGTTCACCGCCGCGTTGCCGCCCGTAGCCGAAGGATTGGCATCCTCCGTGTCCCCCGACCCATCGGGGGCGACATCTGCTCCGTGGTCCGCATTGCCCGGCACGCCAGCATCATTGGTCAAGCCAGCATCGCCCGGCGCGCCGTCCATGTCCGGCAGCAGGCACACCGCATCCACGCGCTGACGCCATGCGGCCACCAGCGCATCCAGTTCCGCCGCCATGGTCCGGGCGTCCGCAAAGCGCTGTGCCGGGTCGCGGGCCATGGCCCGCGCGAAAAAGTCGTCCCACGCCGTGTCCATATCCGCGTGGCGCTTGCTGGCGCGGGGGATGCGCCCGCCAAAGGCCTCGTCCGTGGGCAGCACGCCGGTCAGCATGCGGAACAGCATCACCCCCACGGCAAACAGGTCGGCCCGGCCATCCGCCGCGTCCGGGTCGCGCTCCTGCTCCGGTGCGGCGTAGTACGGCGAACCCACCTTTACCCCGCGCGGCAGGGGCTGCATTTCTCCGCGCAACCGCGAGAGGCCGAAGTCGATGAGCTTCACGTCGTCTTCAGCGGTGACCATGATGTTGAAGGGCTTCACGTCGCGGTGGATCACCCCGGCGTGATGCATGCGGGCCAGCGCGTCCAGGGTCTGCGTGGCGTAGCGGCAGGCGCGCGGCAGCGGCAGGCGGCGGGTGGGGGCCTCTACCCGGTAGCTTTCGCCGATCAGCAGCCCCAGGTTCAGGCAGTAGTATTCCATGACGAAGAACGGCAGATCGCCGAAGCGGGCCACGCGGTCGGCGCGGTCGCGCTCCGGGTCGCAGTCCTCCGGGGCGGCGGAGGTCGTGTCTCGCGTATCTCCCGCGACCTCCACACCCCCAGCGTCCTCCGCAATCGGTGTCCCCGCGCCCTCGCCCCATGCATCGGGCGGCGGGCAGAAATCGTCGCCGGAGGGCAGGCGCAACGTGCCCGCCGGGGCCACATCCACATCCCACACCGCCGCCACGTGAGGGTGGTCCAGCGCGGCCATTACCTGCGCCTCGTGCAGGAAGCGGCGGCGCAGGTCGTCCATATCGGAAAGGTCGGCCAGCGTGTCGGCGGGGCGCAACAGCTTCAGCGCGGCGATGCGCCCGGTGACCGGCTGGCGCACCTTGTACACCGCGCCCATGCCGCCCCGGCCCAGCAGGCCGCAGACCGTGTAACGACCTATGCGCATGGGGAAAATCCTTGCAGCGGGATGCGCGCGGCGCACGGGGGGTGAGCCATGACAAAGGATGGCGGGGAGGATGTCATGCCACGACGGACGTGCGGGCCGGGCACCTCGTCAAAATTAGGATTTTCGTCCGTTGGCAAGGAAAACGAGTCTGTCATGAGGGAGTGCCTCAGCCGTTTTGCGAGTCTTCGAGCATTACGGATGAGGACCGCAACGCATACTCTTATCGTATTCGACCGAGCCTTAGCCGTTAGGGAAGCGCAGCGAACCTTACGGATAAGGACAGCAACGCCATGGCAGACGAAGTTTGACCGCGTTGCGCACGATGCCCGTAAGGTTCGCAAGCTCACCTAACGGGCACGCTTCGCGCCCTTCGGGTCGGTCAGCCAACGGGCGAAAGGACAATTTTGACGCAATCGCTACAGCAGACGGAGCACATACCGCTCATTCACCCCCGCCTCGCGGAAGCGCCGGGCGGCGTCCTGCACGTCGTAGGGGACAAAGCGCACCGTCAGGCGGCGCTGGGCGGGTTCCCACAACAGGTACTTGGCGCGGTTGTCGCCGTCGCGCGGCTGGCCCACGCTGCCCGCGTTGACCAGATAGCGCCCCCCGGCGGGCAGCACGCGCGCGCCTTCTGTCAGCGGCTCGCGGGCCACCACGCCGTCGGCGTCGCGCCGGACCAGTTCAAGGTCATGGGTGTGCCCCACGAAGCAGATGGGCTCCGGAAACCGGTCGAACACCGACGCCAGCCGCTTGCCATGAAATTCGTACAGATAGGTGAAGGGCGAATCGGGCGGCATGCCGTGCACGAAGCGGCAGCCATCGCGCACCAGCACGCGGGGCATGGCGCGGGCCAGTTCCACCTCGTCGTCGTCCAGCCAGTCCATGGTCATGCGCACGGCATCGCGCGACTGGCTGTTGAACTCGCGCAGCCAGCGGGCGTCGGCCACGGCCATCTCGTGGTTGCCCGCCACCGAAGGGATGTGCCGACTGGCCACAAGGCGCAGCACCGGGCCGGGGTCTGGCCCGTAGCCCACGTTGTCGCCAAGGGACACGGCGCAGGTTGCCCCCTGCGCGTCCATGTCGGCCAGTACCGCCTTGAACGCGCCAAGGTTGCCGTGAATGTCGGAAATGACCGCCAGCTTCATGGCTTACGGATAGCAGGCGTGGGGATGGTTGGGAAGGGTGGGAGAGGATGCGCAGCCGGGGAACGCGAAAGCCCCGGCGGGTGGAGAACCCGCCGGGGCCGAGAGACTGCATTGCCTACGGCAGATACGGCTTCGGCGTCACCGGCAGCATGGTGTCGGAAAAGGCGTCGCGCTCGTAAGACGGCGAGTAGCCGGGCGACAGAGGCCGCCAATTGTAGCGGGCATCGGCGCGGGCTTCGCGCCCGTTGGCCGTGGCGGCCTCTGCAACATAGCCGCTGGCGGCCTGCGGGCCGAGGGCCAGTTCGCCGGACATCAGTTGCTGCACGCGGGGCCGGATGGCCCGCACGACCTCGAAGCGGCTGGCGGTCCATTCCGCCCA
It contains:
- a CDS encoding metallophosphoesterase family protein, with product MKLAVISDIHGNLGAFKAVLADMDAQGATCAVSLGDNVGYGPDPGPVLRLVASRHIPSVAGNHEMAVADARWLREFNSQSRDAVRMTMDWLDDDEVELARAMPRVLVRDGCRFVHGMPPDSPFTYLYEFHGKRLASVFDRFPEPICFVGHTHDLELVRRDADGVVAREPLTEGARVLPAGGRYLVNAGSVGQPRDGDNRAKYLLWEPAQRRLTVRFVPYDVQDAARRFREAGVNERYVLRLL
- a CDS encoding protein kinase domain-containing protein, producing the protein MRIGRYTVCGLLGRGGMGAVYKVRQPVTGRIAALKLLRPADTLADLSDMDDLRRRFLHEAQVMAALDHPHVAAVWDVDVAPAGTLRLPSGDDFCPPPDAWGEGAGTPIAEDAGGVEVAGDTRDTTSAAPEDCDPERDRADRVARFGDLPFFVMEYYCLNLGLLIGESYRVEAPTRRLPLPRACRYATQTLDALARMHHAGVIHRDVKPFNIMVTAEDDVKLIDFGLSRLRGEMQPLPRGVKVGSPYYAAPEQERDPDAADGRADLFAVGVMLFRMLTGVLPTDEAFGGRIPRASKRHADMDTAWDDFFARAMARDPAQRFADARTMAAELDALVAAWRQRVDAVCLLPDMDGAPGDAGLTNDAGVPGNADHGADVAPDGSGDTEDANPSATGGNAAVNSIVPGQIAAVRSAPVRSTPVKVMPRNARALFGLDELWRPTGVFAPSPPQSGAGRTGGPTCGLLPGLPVREPVAAEAAAGAAPAGSPAERGAAGLLVSPAPANLPASPIDLAALVAYQPATGLLWQRGGSEWGLTLAEACAHVTGLNAARFAGFDDWRLPTVDEVCTLLAPPPEGGGHCVPPVLDPTPDPLWTADRKAFTAGWFVSASMGFVGWQDDTCRFHVRVVRAVRGVRGDVPA
- a CDS encoding YkgJ family cysteine cluster protein, translating into MHNEHDMPALAPQDDAANVDCRGCGTCCRKGGPALHTEDLALFRAGHLAPEHCLTLRAGELARELSGDLRPLERELVKLRPRMAARDGDWSCLFLNQADSRCGVYAHRPAECRALLCRDTWAIQTLHAVDRVTRLDVLTAWAEGVEERTGRARQADSTGQADSASRADSASQADSKGQVLAGCADPGVPWADILAAYEERCGYAVLAPVGATLRRAADQLRARNPGMAHPMPLPEGADDTAAPDEVAHAVDAFLEAVRFDFAFRSIVRERAGVAMEELDFLLGRTLAATAVMYGVAVRMTANGPELVVLPV